One Stenotrophomonas oahuensis genomic region harbors:
- the motD gene encoding flagellar motor protein MotD, translating into MARRKAHEEHANHEAWAIPYADLMTLLLAFFVVMYAISSINEGKYRVMADALTTAFGGAPRTINPVQVGNQQVQGGGWDSPNVIKAGNRIGPSAPAPSNDPTLLPAMASQMRMPVSVHDQEQIRRAEQQLNGIADRLTATLAPLIDRGMITVRRTELWIEVEINSDILFTTGSASLDVHARQTLSSLAEVLRDAPNGVRVEGHTDDVPIATALFPSNWELSAARAASVVHLFADQGLQPARLAMVGYGQFRPREDNSSAAGRNRNRRVMVIILADTAQSVDPLGAKLTAETTPEALGQPAATPPVSPIAPVQLPPVPAGSRVGAAVPPAMKE; encoded by the coding sequence ATGGCGCGCCGCAAAGCCCACGAAGAGCATGCAAACCATGAGGCCTGGGCGATCCCCTACGCCGACCTCATGACGCTGCTGCTTGCCTTCTTCGTGGTGATGTACGCCATTTCGTCCATCAACGAAGGCAAGTACCGGGTCATGGCCGATGCGCTGACCACCGCCTTCGGCGGCGCACCGCGCACCATCAACCCGGTGCAGGTCGGCAACCAGCAGGTACAGGGCGGTGGCTGGGACAGCCCCAACGTGATCAAGGCCGGCAACCGCATCGGCCCTTCCGCGCCAGCCCCCTCCAACGACCCCACCCTGCTGCCGGCGATGGCGTCGCAGATGCGCATGCCGGTGTCGGTGCACGACCAGGAACAGATCCGACGTGCCGAGCAGCAGCTCAACGGCATCGCCGACCGGCTGACCGCGACACTGGCCCCGCTGATCGACCGCGGCATGATCACCGTGCGCCGCACCGAACTGTGGATCGAGGTCGAAATCAACAGCGACATCCTGTTCACCACTGGCTCGGCCTCGCTGGACGTACACGCCCGCCAGACCTTGTCCAGCCTGGCCGAGGTCCTGCGCGACGCGCCCAACGGCGTGCGCGTGGAAGGCCACACCGATGACGTGCCGATCGCTACAGCGCTGTTCCCCTCGAACTGGGAACTGTCGGCCGCACGCGCCGCCAGCGTGGTGCACCTGTTCGCCGACCAGGGCCTGCAGCCGGCCCGGCTGGCAATGGTCGGTTACGGCCAGTTCCGTCCGCGCGAAGACAACAGCAGCGCGGCCGGTCGCAACCGCAACCGCCGGGTGATGGTCATCATCCTGGCCGACACCGCGCAGTCGGTGGATCCGCTGGGAGCCAAGCTCACCGCCGAGACCACTCCCGAGGCACTCGGACAGCCGGCCGCAACACCCCCCGTTTCTCCCATCGCACCGGTGCAGTTGCCACCGGTGC